In one window of Allorhodopirellula heiligendammensis DNA:
- the bcp gene encoding thioredoxin-dependent thiol peroxidase → MADFLEPGTKSPAFTLKDQDGNTVKLRGLAGNPVVLYFYPRDNTPGCTKEACAFRDRYSELLATGAQLFGISTDTAESHIKFRDEFELPFPLLVDTDHAMSEKYGAWREKNNYGKKSMGIQRCTYVLDSHGKVVKVFKRVKVDGHDQQVLDVLAEMGSQQ, encoded by the coding sequence ATGGCAGACTTTTTAGAACCCGGTACGAAATCGCCTGCGTTCACGCTGAAGGATCAGGATGGAAACACCGTCAAGCTCAGAGGCTTGGCGGGCAACCCCGTGGTGCTCTATTTTTACCCGCGCGACAATACGCCCGGATGTACGAAAGAAGCGTGTGCCTTTCGAGATCGCTACAGCGAACTCCTGGCGACCGGGGCCCAGCTGTTTGGAATTAGCACCGATACCGCCGAGAGTCATATTAAATTCCGTGATGAGTTTGAATTGCCATTTCCGTTGTTGGTGGATACGGACCACGCGATGAGCGAAAAGTATGGTGCGTGGCGAGAAAAGAATAATTACGGCAAAAAGTCGATGGGCATCCAACGATGCACCTATGTGCTCGATAGCCACGGAAAAGTCGTCAAAGTATTCAAGCGTGTGAAGGTTGATGGCCATGACCAACAGGTGCTCGACGTGTTGGCGGAAATGGGATCTCAGCAGTGA
- a CDS encoding Na/Pi cotransporter family protein, with translation MEFPILLNLIFELVGGLGIFLLGMKNMSDGMQAVAGNSLRRLIGSITQNRLFATTVGVLVTCIVQSSSITTVMVVGFVNSGVMALTQGVGVIMGANIGTTITGWILVLKVGKYGLPLLGAAAFTYLFAKSDRWRYWAMFLMGIGMVFFGLEIMKDACAIIKDIPDFEAWFARFTADTYFGVLKCAMVGCIMTTLVQSSSATLGITISLATQGVISYPTAAALILGENIGTTITALLASLGATTNARRAAYFHVIFNLAGVFWITLIFAWYIKLIQSFVGVDVTKMVVVDGVETFPNTVAAIAATHSVFNVANTLLFMPFVGPIVKLLERVVPGRPFKEKPRLTDLDIRILETPLLALEQSRKEILKMGDGCLKMLDWCLELMNQDEPDQALGDRLKQRERVLDSVQDEVAEFVTGLMAANVSHSTAEEGGKQLRVADEYESISDYIVNLDKFDRKLRRDGLRFTIEQREDLGRLNRQVTEYVAAIHQALIKGDRNIEVASEPAFKRIRTEVKALRRKHLDELSVGSMPPAVSVAFMASLNAYVRVRDHANDVAETIAVDR, from the coding sequence TTGGAATTCCCAATCCTGCTCAACCTGATCTTCGAGTTAGTGGGGGGACTCGGGATTTTCCTGCTCGGCATGAAGAACATGTCCGACGGCATGCAGGCGGTAGCGGGCAATAGTCTGCGGCGTTTGATCGGATCGATCACGCAAAATCGCCTGTTTGCGACGACGGTGGGCGTCTTGGTCACGTGTATCGTGCAGTCGAGCTCCATTACGACCGTGATGGTGGTGGGGTTTGTCAACAGTGGTGTCATGGCCCTGACCCAGGGCGTCGGTGTGATCATGGGTGCCAATATTGGCACTACGATCACGGGTTGGATCCTGGTGCTGAAGGTGGGCAAGTATGGTTTGCCTCTGCTCGGCGCGGCGGCGTTCACCTACCTCTTTGCAAAGAGTGACCGATGGCGTTACTGGGCGATGTTCCTAATGGGCATCGGGATGGTCTTCTTCGGTCTGGAGATCATGAAGGATGCTTGCGCGATCATTAAAGACATTCCAGATTTTGAAGCTTGGTTCGCAAGATTTACCGCCGACACTTATTTCGGTGTTCTGAAATGTGCCATGGTGGGGTGCATCATGACCACGCTCGTGCAATCCTCGTCAGCGACACTGGGGATCACGATTTCGTTGGCGACGCAGGGTGTCATTAGCTATCCGACGGCAGCCGCTTTGATTCTCGGCGAGAACATTGGCACTACGATCACCGCCCTACTCGCGTCCTTGGGGGCAACCACCAACGCTCGGCGGGCGGCCTATTTCCATGTCATTTTTAATTTAGCGGGCGTATTTTGGATTACCTTGATCTTCGCTTGGTACATCAAGTTAATTCAAAGTTTCGTTGGCGTTGATGTGACCAAAATGGTCGTGGTGGATGGCGTGGAAACGTTCCCCAATACCGTCGCCGCTATCGCTGCGACGCATAGCGTGTTCAACGTCGCTAACACGCTGCTGTTCATGCCCTTTGTCGGTCCCATTGTCAAACTGCTCGAGCGGGTTGTCCCAGGACGGCCGTTCAAAGAGAAGCCTCGCTTGACGGATCTGGATATCCGAATCTTGGAAACACCACTGTTGGCCCTGGAGCAATCTCGCAAAGAGATCCTCAAGATGGGTGACGGTTGTTTGAAGATGCTCGACTGGTGCTTGGAGTTGATGAATCAAGATGAGCCGGACCAGGCCTTAGGTGATCGTCTTAAACAGCGTGAACGCGTGCTCGACTCCGTCCAAGATGAAGTGGCCGAGTTCGTGACGGGTTTAATGGCGGCGAACGTATCCCATTCCACTGCCGAGGAGGGGGGCAAGCAACTCAGGGTGGCCGACGAATACGAGAGTATCAGTGATTACATCGTCAATCTCGACAAATTTGATCGCAAGCTGCGTCGCGATGGCCTTCGTTTCACAATCGAACAGCGAGAGGATCTGGGGCGGCTCAATCGCCAGGTAACCGAATACGTGGCGGCAATTCACCAGGCGTTGATCAAGGGAGATCGCAACATTGAAGTCGCCTCCGAGCCCGCATTCAAGCGAATCCGGACCGAGGTGAAAGCTCTGCGACGGAAACATCTCGACGAGTTGTCCGTCGGATCGATGCCGCCCGCGGTCAGCGTCGCCTTCATGGCATCGCTCAACGCATACGTTCGCGTTCGTGATCATGCCAACGACGTCGCGGAAACGATCGCCGTCGATCGCTGA
- the tilS gene encoding tRNA lysidine(34) synthetase TilS codes for MRPTNTNSDNWRTLQEGFLAGLPADAATSVGVVVGCSGGADSVALTLLLVEHFRTVHAHSSEGAPPLRIAHFNHGLRGEHSDGDEEFVRELAASLNVEMAVARAPVDTGGEAEASLRRDRRQFFYRVAAQSGCRYIALAHTADDQAETILHHLLRGTGTLGMAGMRPASSFGSDFVILRPLLSTPRSAIRQSLIGRRQSWREDASNLSTRYTRNWIRHEVLPLMRTRFPHVEAALARAAEHQGQQSEMLSRLAEQWIDVFVEISDGAPATTLKILRPGSSSGLKTPRSWRHGDDLANEHGLIIAACQIAFDSVGWPRGDMSRHHWVRLAQAIAKPAVCSDAITRVETVSATASPTVSLGHWPGHIEGFQNAETVVLRSASRD; via the coding sequence GTGAGACCTACGAATACGAATTCAGACAACTGGCGGACCCTACAGGAAGGTTTTCTGGCAGGGTTGCCAGCCGATGCGGCAACCTCGGTGGGAGTGGTTGTGGGGTGCAGCGGCGGTGCCGACAGCGTGGCATTGACACTGCTGCTCGTGGAACACTTTCGCACCGTTCACGCTCACAGTAGCGAGGGCGCGCCTCCGCTGCGAATCGCTCATTTCAACCATGGACTGCGCGGGGAGCACTCCGATGGCGACGAGGAGTTTGTGCGGGAGTTGGCGGCGTCGCTGAATGTTGAGATGGCTGTCGCCCGGGCACCGGTCGATACAGGCGGAGAGGCCGAAGCGAGTCTACGTCGTGACCGACGTCAGTTTTTCTACCGTGTGGCCGCTCAGAGTGGGTGTCGCTACATCGCCTTGGCCCACACCGCAGACGATCAAGCCGAAACGATTTTGCATCACTTGCTACGTGGAACCGGGACGCTGGGAATGGCGGGAATGCGGCCTGCGAGCTCGTTTGGTAGCGACTTTGTGATTCTCCGCCCGCTGCTATCCACCCCGCGAAGTGCCATCCGGCAATCACTCATTGGTCGACGTCAGAGCTGGCGAGAGGATGCTAGCAATCTATCGACGCGGTATACACGCAACTGGATCCGCCACGAAGTGCTGCCACTGATGCGGACGCGTTTTCCCCATGTCGAAGCGGCCCTGGCACGAGCCGCCGAGCACCAAGGGCAACAGAGCGAGATGCTCTCGAGGCTGGCCGAGCAGTGGATCGACGTTTTTGTAGAAATATCCGACGGAGCGCCGGCCACGACATTGAAAATTCTACGTCCGGGATCGAGTTCGGGACTGAAAACGCCTCGTAGTTGGCGGCACGGCGACGATCTCGCGAACGAGCACGGCCTGATCATCGCTGCCTGCCAAATCGCATTTGACTCCGTTGGCTGGCCCCGTGGCGACATGAGCCGGCACCATTGGGTGCGGCTTGCTCAAGCGATCGCCAAGCCTGCTGTTTGTTCGGACGCGATCACACGTGTGGAGACGGTTTCGGCGACGGCATCGCCAACGGTATCGCTGGGCCATTGGCCCGGGCACATCGAAGGATTTCAAAACGCGGAAACTGTCGTGCTACGAAGCGCATCGAGGGACTGA
- the map gene encoding type I methionyl aminopeptidase, translated as MLTKQKKLILSPTQRDMMRAAGKANGELMDFVRPHVKAGISTLEIDRMVHDWTYSNGYKAATLGYQKFPNCCCTSVNEVICHGIPDDYVLREGDIVNVDITTIVDGWHGDQSETFIIGQTTEERRAVTQCAFDCMHLAIDALTPGCRVATIGECVVPEAQRRGFSVVREYVGHGLGRQFHLDPSIPHFPNRQSRVDRLFPGMCFTVEPMINSGSRYAKTDKGDGWTVRTKDGRPSAQFEHSILMTESGPEILTLTKNGPQKGHQF; from the coding sequence ATGCTGACTAAGCAAAAAAAACTCATCCTGTCCCCTACCCAACGCGACATGATGCGGGCGGCTGGCAAGGCCAATGGCGAACTGATGGATTTCGTTCGCCCGCACGTCAAGGCGGGCATTTCAACGCTCGAAATCGACCGAATGGTCCACGACTGGACTTACAGCAATGGCTACAAGGCGGCGACATTGGGATACCAAAAGTTTCCCAACTGCTGCTGCACGAGTGTCAATGAAGTGATCTGCCACGGCATTCCAGACGATTACGTCCTGCGTGAGGGGGACATCGTGAACGTTGACATCACGACCATCGTCGACGGTTGGCACGGCGACCAAAGCGAAACATTTATCATCGGCCAAACCACCGAAGAACGCCGCGCGGTGACCCAGTGCGCCTTCGATTGCATGCATTTGGCGATCGATGCGCTCACCCCGGGATGCCGTGTTGCCACGATCGGTGAGTGCGTGGTGCCTGAAGCCCAGCGACGAGGGTTTTCGGTTGTCCGCGAGTACGTAGGGCACGGGCTGGGGCGGCAGTTTCACCTCGATCCATCGATTCCCCACTTTCCCAACCGCCAGAGTCGAGTCGACCGCTTGTTCCCAGGGATGTGCTTCACGGTCGAGCCGATGATTAATTCGGGTAGTCGGTATGCGAAAACCGACAAGGGCGATGGTTGGACGGTGCGGACCAAGGATGGACGTCCCTCAGCACAATTCGAACATTCCATTCTCATGACAGAGTCGGGGCCGGAGATTCTCACGCTGACGAAAAATGGTCCACAGAAGGGACATCAGTTCTAA
- a CDS encoding Hsp70 family protein: MTNAPKYCIGIDLGTTNSVVAYAPAQSAGAENAHGSTGRDQAPEIELLPIPQIVGPGQIEALFSLPSFLYLPRENEIDSLRIESLPSSASKPLDGESKAAFPDPSDGVVGVYARQQSADNPQRVVVAAKSWLCHAGIGRTDAVLPWQSPAEVPKVSAFDCTRRYLQHLIAAWHTAFPDAPIDQQQVVLTVPASFDPAARDLTRQAAIEAGLSDQFVLLEEPQAAVYRYLAATGGSWRESLKPDDTLLVVDVGGGTTDLTLVGVAEEDGDLVLRRQAVGRHLLVGGDNMDLALAYLASEKFRAQGHDLDPWQSTSLWHACRDAKERLMASDGPEEHSISVLGRGSSLIGGTITVAISKSEAAETLVQGFFPMCAAGERPLASVQSGFQDIGLPYESDPAITKQVAAFLADHLTEGKETGADSVTQLLLNGGVFRSDAIRERLEATVGGWFDQSPTPLSGVADLDHAVAIGAAFYGWAKLSGGIRIRGGTAKSYYIGIETAGLAIPGAPRPLRAVCVAPQGMEEGSDADVPGEEVGVVVGSPARFRFFSSTVRPSDAPGTRLDRWSPDELQEGEPIELTLEDESSQADTSSQAAPHRAFVPVRFQSRVTELGMFELWCHSSQSDRRWKLEFNAREG; the protein is encoded by the coding sequence GTGACGAATGCCCCTAAGTATTGCATTGGTATCGACCTCGGGACGACCAACAGCGTCGTCGCGTACGCCCCTGCACAGTCGGCGGGCGCTGAGAACGCGCACGGCTCCACCGGGCGTGATCAGGCACCGGAAATTGAGTTGCTGCCGATCCCTCAGATCGTCGGTCCTGGGCAGATCGAGGCATTGTTCTCCCTGCCTTCGTTCTTGTACTTGCCCCGCGAGAATGAAATTGATTCGCTGAGAATCGAGTCCCTGCCATCGTCAGCGTCGAAGCCACTTGATGGCGAGTCGAAGGCCGCATTCCCAGACCCCAGCGATGGCGTTGTGGGCGTTTATGCTCGACAGCAATCGGCGGACAACCCCCAGCGTGTTGTCGTGGCGGCAAAGAGTTGGCTGTGCCACGCCGGTATCGGCCGGACCGATGCGGTGTTGCCATGGCAATCACCTGCGGAAGTTCCGAAGGTCTCCGCGTTTGACTGCACGCGGCGATATTTGCAGCATCTAATCGCGGCCTGGCACACCGCATTCCCAGACGCGCCGATCGATCAGCAGCAGGTCGTACTGACGGTTCCTGCCTCGTTTGATCCGGCGGCGCGGGATCTGACCCGCCAAGCCGCCATCGAAGCTGGATTGAGCGATCAGTTCGTGTTGCTCGAAGAGCCGCAGGCTGCCGTTTATCGCTATCTCGCAGCAACTGGTGGTTCGTGGCGAGAGTCATTGAAACCTGACGACACCTTGCTCGTTGTCGATGTGGGTGGCGGAACAACGGATTTAACTCTCGTTGGGGTGGCCGAGGAGGACGGAGATCTCGTGTTGCGTCGTCAGGCCGTGGGCCGACACTTGCTCGTCGGTGGTGACAACATGGACTTGGCCCTCGCCTATCTCGCCTCGGAAAAGTTTCGTGCTCAGGGCCATGACCTTGATCCCTGGCAGAGCACATCGCTGTGGCACGCCTGCCGTGATGCCAAGGAGCGATTGATGGCCAGCGATGGACCGGAGGAACATTCGATCTCGGTGCTCGGGCGTGGCAGTTCGCTGATTGGCGGCACAATCACGGTCGCGATTTCAAAATCCGAGGCGGCGGAGACGCTTGTTCAAGGATTCTTTCCCATGTGCGCCGCGGGTGAGCGTCCATTAGCGAGTGTACAGAGTGGGTTTCAAGACATTGGTCTACCCTATGAATCTGATCCAGCGATCACGAAACAAGTGGCGGCGTTTCTGGCCGATCATTTAACGGAGGGGAAAGAGACGGGGGCCGATTCCGTAACACAATTACTCCTCAACGGAGGGGTCTTCCGCAGCGATGCGATTCGCGAGCGTCTGGAGGCGACCGTTGGCGGTTGGTTTGACCAATCGCCCACGCCGCTCAGTGGCGTGGCGGACCTGGATCACGCGGTTGCGATCGGTGCGGCGTTCTATGGTTGGGCCAAGCTGTCCGGTGGTATTCGAATTCGCGGCGGGACGGCGAAGTCTTATTATATCGGCATTGAAACTGCGGGGCTGGCCATTCCCGGAGCCCCGCGTCCGCTGCGGGCGGTATGCGTCGCTCCTCAAGGCATGGAAGAAGGCAGCGACGCGGACGTACCGGGGGAGGAAGTCGGAGTGGTTGTGGGTTCGCCTGCCCGTTTTCGATTTTTTTCTTCCACCGTGCGGCCTAGCGACGCGCCTGGGACCCGATTGGATCGTTGGAGCCCCGATGAACTGCAGGAGGGCGAGCCCATCGAATTAACACTGGAAGACGAATCTTCTCAGGCGGATACGTCGTCGCAGGCCGCGCCGCACCGGGCGTTCGTGCCAGTGCGATTCCAGTCGCGTGTTACCGAGCTGGGAATGTTTGAACTGTGGTGTCATAGCAGCCAATCGGACCGACGCTGGAAGTTAGAGTTCAATGCCCGGGAAGGCTGA
- the thiD gene encoding bifunctional hydroxymethylpyrimidine kinase/phosphomethylpyrimidine kinase, whose translation MSQSPDRAVTIAPEAVALTIAGSDPSGGAGLQADLKAFQQNGVYGMAVVTLITVQNTRGVDRVELLPADLVNEQFDAVVGDITPRAIKTGALGNASIIAEIAAKLGHVQCPVVVDPVMISKHGVPLIDDAAIHAYRELMLPRATLLTPNRFEAEHLLEREIGNEIDDLLQATEDLRDLGPAMVLLKAGELNGEQMHTFLDSAQLLTIAVERHATKHTHGAGCSLSATIAAQLALASPHEPIESNMRAAVEFGIAAVNHAIQFAPQYGHGSGPIESRMLHIGD comes from the coding sequence ATGTCACAAAGTCCAGATCGCGCCGTTACGATCGCTCCCGAGGCGGTCGCGTTGACCATTGCCGGGTCAGACCCCAGCGGTGGGGCGGGCCTGCAAGCCGATTTGAAAGCATTTCAGCAAAACGGCGTCTATGGCATGGCGGTCGTGACGCTCATCACGGTCCAAAATACGCGCGGCGTCGACCGCGTCGAATTGCTCCCAGCGGATCTCGTCAACGAGCAGTTTGACGCGGTGGTTGGCGATATCACGCCCCGCGCAATCAAAACGGGTGCATTGGGTAACGCGTCGATCATCGCGGAAATCGCCGCCAAACTTGGCCACGTCCAGTGTCCGGTCGTCGTCGACCCCGTCATGATCAGCAAACATGGCGTGCCGTTGATTGATGATGCAGCAATTCATGCCTATCGGGAACTCATGCTTCCAAGAGCAACTTTGCTCACTCCCAACCGCTTCGAAGCAGAGCATTTGCTCGAACGAGAAATCGGCAACGAGATTGATGACCTGCTCCAGGCCACCGAGGATCTGCGCGACCTGGGCCCTGCGATGGTTTTGCTCAAGGCGGGCGAGCTCAATGGTGAGCAGATGCATACCTTCCTCGACTCAGCACAGCTCTTAACAATCGCAGTGGAGCGGCATGCCACGAAACACACTCATGGCGCGGGATGCTCCTTGTCAGCAACCATCGCCGCGCAGCTCGCTTTGGCATCGCCGCACGAACCGATCGAATCGAACATGCGCGCCGCTGTCGAATTTGGGATCGCGGCAGTCAACCACGCGATTCAATTCGCCCCGCAGTATGGCCACGGATCCGGTCCCATCGAATCCCGCATGCTGCACATCGGCGACTGA
- a CDS encoding 3-keto-disaccharide hydrolase: MRFSLTLAASLASLALALPHGHAADSAPASDAKVATGVEVLFNGQNLDGWHGQPHFDPYKLEEMPADERAAMIEKWTAEARDHWSVEGDELVNDGHGPYLTTDDEYEDYELELEYKTVPKADSGIYLKGTPQVQIWDSTEEAKFAIGANLGSGALWNNTEGQPGKNPLVLADRPFGEWNKVRIIQVGARTSVWLNDQQVVDKAIMENYWRRDEPLRPRGPIQLQTHGGEIRWRNIALRPLDTKQANEFLADRDTDGFSALTDGKTLDGWIGAVDDYEVTPEGSIRCRKGRGGNLLTKDEYSNFVVRLFFRLPPGGNNGLAIRCPEGVNPAYGAMTELQVLDNTAPQYAKLDPRQYHGSAYGMAAAKRGYLRPVGQWNFQQVRVDGSTIEVELNGNVILKTDVSKVTDYMAGSAHPGKDRKTGHFGFAGHNDAVEFRDVTIRPLK, encoded by the coding sequence ATGCGTTTCTCTTTGACACTCGCTGCGTCTCTCGCCAGCCTCGCGCTGGCTCTACCTCATGGTCATGCTGCCGATTCGGCTCCGGCGAGCGACGCTAAAGTCGCAACCGGCGTTGAAGTGCTGTTCAATGGACAGAATTTGGATGGTTGGCACGGCCAGCCGCACTTCGACCCTTACAAACTCGAGGAAATGCCCGCTGACGAACGAGCGGCGATGATCGAGAAATGGACCGCCGAGGCCCGCGATCATTGGAGCGTCGAAGGCGACGAACTCGTCAATGACGGCCATGGCCCCTATTTGACAACCGATGACGAATACGAAGACTACGAGCTCGAGCTCGAGTACAAAACGGTCCCCAAGGCTGACAGTGGGATTTATCTCAAAGGCACCCCGCAGGTTCAGATTTGGGATTCAACGGAGGAGGCCAAGTTCGCCATTGGCGCGAACCTCGGCAGCGGTGCTCTTTGGAACAACACTGAAGGCCAGCCTGGTAAAAACCCCCTGGTGCTCGCCGATCGTCCGTTTGGAGAGTGGAATAAGGTTCGCATCATCCAGGTGGGCGCTCGCACCAGCGTTTGGCTGAATGACCAACAGGTTGTCGACAAGGCAATCATGGAGAATTACTGGCGACGAGACGAACCGCTCCGTCCACGCGGCCCCATCCAGCTGCAAACCCATGGGGGCGAAATTCGCTGGCGCAATATCGCCTTACGCCCCCTCGACACAAAACAAGCGAACGAATTCTTGGCCGATCGCGACACCGATGGCTTCTCGGCCTTGACCGATGGAAAGACACTCGATGGTTGGATCGGCGCCGTGGATGATTACGAGGTCACACCAGAGGGATCGATTCGGTGCCGGAAAGGTCGCGGCGGCAATCTTTTGACGAAGGATGAGTACAGCAATTTTGTTGTGCGACTGTTCTTCCGTTTGCCCCCCGGTGGTAATAATGGGTTAGCCATCCGCTGCCCCGAGGGTGTCAATCCTGCATACGGAGCAATGACCGAACTACAGGTTCTCGATAACACCGCGCCGCAATACGCCAAGTTAGACCCACGCCAATATCATGGCTCGGCATACGGCATGGCGGCAGCCAAACGGGGTTACTTGCGACCGGTCGGCCAGTGGAATTTCCAACAGGTCCGAGTGGACGGTTCGACGATCGAAGTCGAACTGAATGGCAACGTGATTTTGAAAACAGATGTCTCGAAAGTCACCGACTACATGGCTGGCAGTGCCCATCCTGGGAAAGACCGCAAGACCGGACACTTCGGCTTTGCCGGGCACAACGACGCGGTCGAGTTTCGCGACGTGACGATTCGTCCACTGAAGTAG
- a CDS encoding lipid-A-disaccharide synthase produces MTKTLFFSVGEPSGDQHAARLIGELTGRVGSESLTCRGFGGPEMRQAGCAVDLDLTQHAVVGLVEVLPKLREFFRFADQAEEVFASGSVDAVVLVDFPGFNWHIARRAKKYGIPVYYYCPPQLWAWGAWRVRKMRRSVDHVMTVLPIETSFFGEHGIPVTFVGHPFFDAVAEKKLDAVALRQLRSPAAPSASCRRSDSGLATQTVAILPGSRDHEVQRNFPIMLEAIRRLHADADVGPDSARSPSHVRYAVAAYRDRHCLWCRNQLTEADGELPIDFFVDRTSEVIESAHCAMMVSGSVSLELMARGTPAAVIYRVGRLLHMFGRHVLRVDSMTLPNLMAGRKIFPELVSVGDVEPAIDFLHETTRAMLGDAFYYRRVKNDLAALREQYGLPGASERAADFLCKELQISSDGGEWGQTFRRIAA; encoded by the coding sequence GTGACAAAAACGCTTTTTTTTTCTGTTGGTGAGCCCAGTGGCGATCAACACGCCGCCCGCTTGATTGGTGAATTGACTGGTCGTGTGGGCTCGGAATCGCTGACCTGCCGTGGCTTCGGTGGTCCAGAAATGCGACAGGCAGGATGCGCGGTCGATCTCGATCTGACCCAGCACGCGGTTGTCGGCCTCGTGGAAGTACTGCCGAAATTGCGGGAGTTCTTCCGGTTCGCCGATCAAGCTGAAGAGGTATTCGCCAGCGGAAGCGTCGACGCGGTCGTCTTGGTCGATTTCCCCGGATTTAATTGGCATATCGCTCGGCGAGCTAAAAAGTATGGGATTCCCGTTTATTACTACTGCCCTCCTCAACTGTGGGCGTGGGGCGCCTGGCGTGTGAGGAAGATGCGGCGGAGCGTCGACCACGTGATGACTGTGCTACCGATTGAAACGTCGTTTTTTGGTGAACACGGCATTCCGGTCACGTTCGTGGGGCATCCGTTTTTCGACGCCGTTGCCGAGAAAAAACTGGATGCTGTCGCCCTGCGGCAGCTCCGATCCCCGGCCGCTCCGAGTGCGTCCTGTCGTCGATCAGACTCAGGTCTGGCTACGCAGACTGTTGCTATCCTTCCCGGCTCGCGGGATCACGAGGTCCAGCGAAACTTCCCGATCATGCTGGAAGCGATCCGTCGGCTGCATGCCGACGCAGACGTCGGTCCCGACTCCGCACGGTCGCCATCACACGTTCGATATGCCGTCGCCGCCTACCGTGATCGTCACTGCCTATGGTGTCGCAACCAGCTTACCGAGGCGGACGGAGAATTGCCGATTGACTTCTTTGTCGATCGCACGTCCGAGGTCATCGAGTCAGCCCACTGCGCGATGATGGTCAGCGGTTCGGTCAGTCTAGAGTTGATGGCTCGCGGGACACCGGCAGCGGTGATCTACCGAGTCGGGCGGCTGTTGCACATGTTTGGTCGCCACGTCCTGCGTGTCGATAGCATGACACTGCCTAACCTGATGGCGGGTCGCAAGATTTTCCCCGAGCTGGTGTCGGTCGGTGATGTTGAGCCCGCGATTGATTTTCTGCATGAGACGACCCGGGCGATGCTGGGGGATGCGTTTTATTATCGTCGTGTCAAAAACGACCTCGCGGCTTTGCGGGAGCAGTACGGATTGCCAGGTGCGTCCGAACGGGCGGCGGATTTCCTTTGTAAAGAATTGCAGATTTCTTCAGACGGTGGCGAGTGGGGGCAAACCTTTCGCCGGATCGCTGCGTAG
- a CDS encoding sensor histidine kinase, with protein MVPSSGRPDAAGNPQTELLAMKAQIRHMQSLASLGELTGTATHEFNNVLMTVINYAKLGLRNQDAASKEKALTKILEASERAAVITNTILAQARNRSDAKEPTDLVALIRDTLVLMQREMQKYRISVELDLAEHLPMISASGNQIQRLLLNLMTNARQAMGEGGTLLIRVAADATAKSPQGAPTQIELTVRDTGAGIPDEVLPRIFDPFFSTKAGPDETGKGGTGLGLAACKEIIDEHGGRVRVESSLGRGTAFVIRFPVTIAEQAAA; from the coding sequence ATGGTGCCATCGTCCGGGCGACCAGACGCCGCAGGCAACCCGCAGACGGAATTGTTGGCCATGAAAGCACAGATTCGGCATATGCAGAGCCTTGCGTCGCTCGGCGAATTGACCGGTACCGCCACACACGAATTTAACAACGTGCTAATGACGGTGATTAACTACGCCAAATTGGGACTGCGGAACCAGGACGCTGCCAGTAAAGAAAAAGCGCTGACCAAAATACTGGAGGCATCTGAGCGAGCGGCGGTGATCACCAACACGATCCTGGCCCAGGCCCGCAACCGTAGCGACGCGAAAGAGCCGACCGATTTAGTGGCACTCATCCGCGATACGCTCGTACTGATGCAACGTGAAATGCAGAAGTATCGCATTAGCGTCGAATTGGACCTTGCCGAGCACCTGCCAATGATCTCTGCCAGTGGCAATCAAATCCAACGATTGCTGCTGAATCTGATGACCAACGCCCGCCAAGCGATGGGGGAGGGTGGGACATTGCTGATCCGGGTCGCTGCTGATGCAACTGCGAAGTCACCGCAGGGCGCACCGACGCAAATCGAGCTCACCGTGCGCGACACCGGTGCGGGCATTCCCGATGAAGTCCTGCCACGGATCTTCGACCCATTCTTCTCGACCAAAGCTGGCCCAGATGAAACGGGCAAGGGTGGCACCGGATTGGGACTGGCAGCGTGCAAAGAAATCATTGACGAACACGGCGGCCGAGTGCGCGTCGAGAGCTCCCTGGGACGCGGCACTGCATTCGTGATCCGATTTCCCGTTACCATCGCCGAACAAGCCGCCGCCTGA